DNA sequence from the Phoenix dactylifera cultivar Barhee BC4 chromosome 13, palm_55x_up_171113_PBpolish2nd_filt_p, whole genome shotgun sequence genome:
AGATTTTGATTCACAAACAGTCAGCATACTCAATTGCCTCATATTCAGTTTTGCTTGTTACCTCATTCAGGTGGTTTTGAAATAGCATGCCTTCTAAATTTTGTGACAGTTGCATGATTGCATATGATTAATTTCTTAAAAATTGCTACAGGAAGGCGATTTTTTGAGGAGCTGGATAGTGATGGAGATGGCCAGGTAACACTTGAAGACCTTGAAATTGCTATGAAGAAGAGAAGACTACCAAGGAAGTATGCTCGAGAATTTTTGTGCCGCGCTAGAAaacatttattttcaaaatcaattgggTGGAAACAATTTTTATCCTTGATGGAGCAGAAGGAGCCAACTATGCTTCGAGCTTATACAACTCTGTGTTTGAGCAAGTCTGGAACACTTCAAAGACATCAGATCTTGGCATCACTGAAAAATGCTGGCCTTCCTGCAAATGAAGATAATGCTATTGCTATGATGCGTTATCTGAATGCAGATGCTAGAGGATCTATTTCTTATAGCCATTTTCGGAATTTCATGCTGCTTCTTCCTTCTGAGCGCCTTGAAGATGATCCTCGGTATGTCAATATAAGTTCCCATATATAATATCTCCCTTTGCATGTTTTCCCATTTCTGATCGGCCCAATTTTCAGGAAAACTTTTGACTCAAATCTTTTGTGttcaatataaattttttatctGAATGATAGACCACAATACACGTAATCTGTAACTTCTCCAGATTTGACATGtgccttccttcctttctttctttggccCTCCTTGTTAGTGTCAAAAGGTAGGACCTACCAATTTCTAGATTCCTTTGCTAAAGACATTCATTTACATCAATTTTTACAATCAGAATActctcacacacacagagagacatGCTGATGCACACAGATGCATGCACGGCTACAAAGATGCAAATTGGTTGAACTGTCCCAAACCAACCATGTGGGCTGCATTCATGATATCTGAATGTATCCATTTTTGAATATTTATGGTTCACCTTTTCTTTGGGGCGAAACTTTTGTCGATATGTAAAGACACTGAATCAACATGTACAGGAACATATCATATATTACACGGACTAGATGACAATTTTTTGCTGATTTGGCAAGGGTTCAGGGTCTAGGAAAAATGTTAGTCTGAGAGAAAAGAAACATTGAAAAAGATGTCTTGCAGACAAAAGATAGATTCTGGTAATTGGACTTTAAATTTTGTTGTGCATGAGTAAGTTTTCAAGAAAGATTACGAATGACATAGTCTCCACCACCATCCTATGGGTCATACTAATTTACTCACCAGCTTTAGCCAGGTCTTCACACTACTAGGGAAGGAGAAatctaaacttttatgttttctgTAAAGAAATGAGTAGAAAATATTTTGTGAGTGAAGAATAACTCTAgctaatttgaattttgaaccgAGGTTTTGAGGATAATTTGTCTAAGTTATCTACAAAAGTGAGAAATGGCTGTCCCAATTTCTATTGTACAGGTAATGATGTAAATTGCTGAAGCAGATCTCATAATTAAGCATGGCCTCACACACTAAAGGTTGTAATCTCACCTTTTCCATATATTAGATATATACTTTTCCATAATGTAACAAGTAGCTTGAGCAGATGGACTTgtgaaaaataacaaaattctGCTAAATTGAAGTAAATTTTATCACAAGAAATAAATGGCCGAGACTTTACCGCCATCCCATGAGTTGTCACCTTTGAGGAGTTTCTTCATGTTGACTGGGTTAATCTTTTTTATACTGCTTATAATCACCTTGGCACGGTAAATGttcatatataataaatatgtgAAATCCCCAACTTCCACACTCCAGGTGTGATCTAACAAGCCTCGGCAGGATTCTAACTATTCTTTCTCCTGCAAGGCCACGTTCTCGCAACTTCAACAGTCAATAATTTAGCTGCAAATCTTTTCTCTCCCCACTTGATACTGAATCGAAAATAATGATGCATTGCTGACGTAAATTATGTAGGAGATTGGTTGTTCACTACCCTTCTTTGTggtacagaaaatattttccttCAGTTCATAATTGCTTCTATTTAACCATTGAATCTTGTTAATTCTGATGCATGCAGGATAAATCAGACTAACAAATTTGTTGTTGAGTAATTCTGTAAAGATCTAGATTGCATTCTAATTAATAAGATTATGCTTATTGGAAGCTAAAATTTCTACCACGAGAGTTGTCTTATCTTTATAAGGATCATTAGTTTATTACTAGAAATGTAGTATGGTAGCCATCAAGAAATGCAAGTCAAGACTTTAATCTTTTTTGCACACATTATCTGCTGGAAATTGTCTTTTAAATGCCAGATTTTATAATTGGTTTGCCCTTTGAGTATGGTGTTCTGCATCAAATTACATACAGGAATATCTGGTTTGAAGCAGCCACAGTTGTTTCTGTTTCTCCACCTGTGGAAATAGCTGCAGGGGGTGTTCTCAAATCTGCATTGGCGGGAGGCCTTGCATGTGCACTTTCTACTTCTGTGATGCATCCTCTTGATACAATGAaggcaactctctctctctccctccctccctcccaccCTTTTTCCCTTTTGCTTCCTTGCTTTGTGCATGTGAATTAGCTCATGGCCTTACATATACTTCTTGTTCAACTCTGTGAATGTTAGCCACCTCTTAAAATGGAAAAATGAGTGAAAAAGAAGTTACAGAATGGACTGATTGACCAAGTCAATTATCATGCAGTTTTAAACATGGACTTTAATCTGAGTTGCATCCAGCATAGTCATTCAACCCATGGTATGATattttactgggctagtgtaatGTTTGAAAATAACAGGATGGTATCATCTCTTCGGTTAAAGTttgtcttgttttctttttaatttgggATAATCCGAAGGAAGGTTGAGTGTATGTTTGTCTTTGTTTTATCCATTTCATTACCATAACCTTGTAGATACGgatttttaacttttgaagcaTACACATTTGTTGTTGGATCAGTAGGTACTATTTGTACATGGGAGGAGTAATGTTAGGTTGAAAGGCCTGTTGGAAAAATTCTACACAATTTTTTTAAACCCTGCTTAgaattatacatttatatatttttatgttttcaTGTTTCAGATATGGCATGTATCAGCCAACACCAATTTCAGTTCTCCACGTACACGGTCAATGCTTTTCATCAAAATTATCTCTTCAAACAATGCACCTAATCTTTGGTTTCAGGCATGATATGCAGTAGCGTGATCCTCCAATATATGTTACTGTAGTAAAATCTTTTTGAATTTATCCAATAATTGTTGAGATACTTTATCTCATAACAGTTGTAATTTATTtccgtatttatttatttcttttcttgtttaacAGTGTGATGCTAGAACAAATGATTGACACATTTGATAGGCATTTCCACCACAAGGTTGTGATAATAATTGCTCCATTTTGCTCGTCATACTAGTTTCATTCTGAATATCTATGGTCTTATGACCGTTCTCCAGACccatttcatatatttttttggtaTATATGATCACATGCTCTAACTGGGTCCACTTTAATGGTTGTTGCTCGGTTAGACACGTGTGCAAGCATCGACATTGTCATTCCCAGAAGTAGTGTCAAAACTTCCACAAATTGGGCTTCAGGGTTTGTACAGGGGTTCCATCCCAGCAATTCTGGGACAATTTTCAaggtttttttctctcttaactCTCATATGTTGGAGGCTGCCAGCACTCTGTGTAACTTTTGGCAGTAGTCTATGtaacttttttctttattaacagCCATGGATTGCGGACTGGTATATTTGAAGCAAGCAAGCTTGTATTGACAAATATTTCCCCTACACTTCCAGAGATTCAGGTAAAAGATTGTGTTTCTATGTTCCTAACTCATTACCCTAATAATTATGTTGGATTATACCCCACAATCTTCAACTTTCAACTGTCCTCTATTAAATCATCTACATTAGTTTTTGCTTTGgaaatttttatcaaaatataatgAGTTTGTTGCTTCTTTACTGTAAACCTTGAATTTTTTGGACTGCGTTGCATCAACATCCGCTACTGGTTCTGTCCTTGCATCTAGGGACATATACCCAGATCATGAATCTGTATCCAAGATTCAcattattatctttttgttgaatGTTCTACAGTTGCTATTTAACTTATACTAGGGCATATAGGGGTTTGTTGTAAGATGTGTTGGTAAAATGAAAGTAGTTgcctcaaaaaaaattattatgtgGATAAATGAGAGAATGGATCAACGTAACATTGTCGTGCATGAGAAACTGCTGTGGCAACCTGTATGTGAAATACTGAAAATAAGCAGCAAGCATATCATGAAGCTAGAAACagtgatgaaaaagaaaaagtgggATGGGGAAGTTTGTCAGTGACTTCTGCACTATTCCCTCATATGCTACCATTCTTTAGATATTGGCAGGCCTGTCTGTGCTTTTCTGAGGCATTTTCCATGTGTTCTTATGTACGGTGATTTATTTGTTTTGGTTTAGAAAATGAATTTTCAAAGTGCTATGTTATGGGAAACACATCCTAAAATCTTTGTAAAAGAATCGACTGATGCAGATGCAATATACTGAGATCCtatatgtttttaggttcaatcTTTGGCATCCTTCTGCAGTACAGTCCTGGGAACAGCGGTACGGATTCCATGCGAGGTACTAAAGCAGCGACTACAAGCAGGCATCTTTGACAGCATGGGAGAGGCAATTGTGGGTACTATGCACCGAGATGGTATCCAAGGTTTCTTTCGTGGCACTGGTGCCACACTTTGTCGAGAAGTTCCCTTCTATGTTGCTGGCATGAGTCTCTATGCAGAAGGGAAAAAGGTAGCTTCATGTCTGGATAATGGTAGGATGCAATCCCTTGATATACTAGAAGggtatgcaagtacttgttttgTAACTGCATTTTGGTTCAAGACAGTTGCCTTTTAATCATGTCTCACATACCTTGTTTTTGTATTGATGATCAGATTAGTGGTGATCCGGTTCTCATTAGACTTCCTGGACCCTAATGGAAAAGATAGAAGATTGCAGAGAACTGGAGCTTAATGGAAAAGATAGATTATACCAAACAACCAGAAAGTCTTTCACCTGTATATGTCAATTTTAAGTTGCCTATATGCTTTTGACTTTATAATAATTCCTCATCCATTCCTATTAAGAACCACATTACCTCCATCTGCTGATTTTTCTTATGTCTCTCATTTGTTCGCCCTTGGACAAAATCTTAGTTGCTCTTCCTGCCCAATACCTCTGGATATCTATTTCAAATGTCCATGCTAACTCATGTGATTCTCAACTATAATATCTTCAACAGCGAATTTTTTGTGCTCCTCTAGATGAATTCATTTCTGATGCTATTGTTCTCTCTTTTACCAACTCTACCGCTCAGGGGTATCGACCCCTTTTTCTGCTCAATAGATTGATCTATACAACACTTGACACTTATTGCGACTTTAGAAAGTTCATCAGTCAAGTATCTAAGGTATGCAGCGATCACCCACCCCAAAAGCACCTCTCTCATGCACCTATCTAATGTATGCAGTAATCTATGACAAGAGAGGTTTTAACGTAAGGGTAATTCCTGGTTTCTTCTTTGCCTTAGACACACACCTTGCATAAAATTCTACAGTCATGCAGCAAGATTGTTAGTTCCATCGTAACATGTTATTACAACCTTCAACATTATAGTAAGAAGTGATGctgaaaattatatttatagtgaATGCTTTGGAAGTTAGTAAACTGCATGATACAGCTTCATATAGGACCCATTGTGTAAATAcattttcatttctttctttctttcttttgacttgAAGAAAATATCTGTATGAATAGTTATCTGATTTTTACTTGAAGGCTGTCCGGAACTTTCTTAGGAGGGATCTGGAGCCTTGGGAGACCATCACGGTGGGAGCATTATCTGGTGGGATTGCTGCGGTTGTCACCACCCCTTTTGATGTTATGAAGACAAGAACGATGACTGCTCCTCAGGGCTTGCCGGTTTCGATGCAGATGGTGGCCTTCACCATTCTCGATGAAGAAGGACTCCTTGGTCTTTTCAAGGGAGCTGTTCCCAGGTTCTTCTGGATCGCACCACTTGGGGCAATGAATTTTGCTGGTTACGAACTAGCAAAGAAGGCAATGGACAGGACTGAGCATGCGGTCAGTGAACAGTTGTGTGAGAAGCGGTAGGCCAATTCTGGCTAACCCTCTCACTGTATTTATGACAAAATGGAGAGGTTGCATCCATGGTAGCTTCCCTTTGAGTACGTTATTGTGTAGCACCAAACAAGAGGCCAAATATATATTTGAGGGAGCTAGAATCAGTTAGAATATGTACACATCACTGTATTTATAGATGATGCACCTATTCATCTATGTACATAATATGTACCCATTTTGCAAGTTAGAACTGAGAGAAGGGCCTTTTTGTGTGCAGGATTTTGTTTTGAATGGACAGAATATAATGTACAGGATTTCTGTGTATGTTTTTTGTGTACATGGTTACCGTTGCAAATCATACTGCTCTTTTTGAAAGATTTTAAAAGCACAATTCTCTTTCGGCCAAGCTTAATAAACAAAATGAGACATACATGGTTTCTTCTACAACAGTAAATAGATTCTAACTTCTTGTCATAAAAATGCTCTTAATGACGCAAAGTGATAGAACATTTTTATATGGCTTAGGATTTACACGATGTCAAGTTTGAGAACATGTTGTGCATGAAATTATTATAGAAAATAGAAACATTAAACCATTGTAACAAATCAAATTGCTTTCATGAGATGGAGGActcatgcttcttttttttttttcttttctttttgatacatcAGCTTCTCATACTGATCTCGCATGAGCATAGCTAGCTACATCACTAGCAAGAAGGCTACGCAATGAAAGAGAAACAGAGGTTTGTTGGGTCTAAAGAAATTCTTCAGAATGATGGGCAGCAAATTAGACGACCCAATCAGCAGTTTTGTTTATCTTTCGAAAGACATGCTTGTTTTGGAAAGCACGACACCCATACTCTTTTTATCCTCATGCTGCCAAGGCCACTGGATTGATAAGGAGGACATCCGACATGGCCATCGTCAAAGCTCCCAAAGGAATCTAAATAACCATCTCAACTAGAACGAGAAAGAAGAGCGAGTGGCAACGTTATCTATTTGCCGAAGAGAGAGGGTTTGAGGGGGGGTGAAGTCAGCAAGCGTAATCCGAGAAATCCTCTCTCCATGCGCCTGCAGTTTATAGATACACCCGTTTTTGAAAAAATGCACCCATTTTGTTTCAGTTCTTGCTGTCTCCAAAAGACTCATCCTAGAAATTCTGGTTGAATGTGGTCATGTAAGACGGTCACCATGCATGCATGGTGTTTACGAGATATTCCGAAGATGTGGATTGAGCTGGTTGacgaaaaaagaaaagtaaGAACGGCTTTGGGCTTTAGCCATACTAGGCTTTGGCTTGCAGTCCAATGTACGTTTATGTTGGCCCAATACAAAGAAATGATGGTTGTCCGtcttattttttctttaaaaaaatattttttctctttttttttcctttcattttctttctttttcctccctC
Encoded proteins:
- the LOC103706654 gene encoding uncharacterized protein LOC103706654 isoform X2, yielding MVYDPRPFLNSVRDALGSLESGLRRASKDLEFDSGDKKRTPEADETRRPWSLSVTNPIKSFPGDFDLEPSDKKKAMDGQCENYLQLGAAWSLLVHGFVQAIPAPFKSSNKRSEKHHGQEVAGMPPESPSLVLELKGSQQKGDKCPIVVASKKEDFLSMELLCGYVVDNLARNLPMFDQMCKKINTNCCHESLVSSRSDPSRFDHLEFLRCFKGKKADVDLFLANIGIARVGGGALVGVASAKDECEFQASNGSRKGPGSISPQKLASGFLNIPLSNVEQLRSTLSAVSFTELVELIPQLRRSSKEHPDKKKLFSVQDFFRYTEAEGRRFFEELDSDGDGQVTLEDLEIAMKKRRLPRKYAREFLCRARKHLFSKSIGWKQFLSLMEQKEPTMLRAYTTLCLSKSGTLQRHQILASLKNAGLPANEDNAIAMMRYLNADARGSISYSHFRNFMLLLPSERLEDDPRNIWFEAATVVSVSPPVEIAAGGVLKSALAGGLACALSTSVMHPLDTMKTRVQASTLSFPEVVSKLPQIGLQGLYRGSIPAILGQFSSHGLRTGIFEASKLVLTNISPTLPEIQVQSLASFCSTVLGTAVRIPCEVLKQRLQAGIFDSMGEAIVGTMHRDGIQGFFRGTGATLCREVPFYVAGMSLYAEGKKVASCLDNGRMQSLDILEGLVVIRFSLDFLDPNGKDRRLQRTGA
- the LOC103706654 gene encoding calcium-dependent mitochondrial ATP-magnesium/phosphate carrier protein 1-like isoform X3 is translated as MVYDPRPFLNSVRDALGSLESGLRRASKDLEFDSGDKKRTPEADETRRPWSLSVTNPIKSFPGDFDLEPSDKKKAMDGQCENYLQLGAAWSLLVHGFVQAIPAPFKSSNKRSEKHHGQEVAGMPPESPSLVLELKGSQQKGDKCPIVVASKKEDFLSMELLCGYVVDNLARNLPMFDQMCKKINTNCCHESLVSSRSDPSRFDHLEFLRCFKGKKADVDLFLANIGIARVGGGALVGVASAKDECEFQASNGSRKGPGSISPQKLASGFLNIPLSNVEQLRSTLSAVSFTELVELIPQLRRSSKEHPDKKKLFSVQDFFRYTEAEGRRFFEELDSDGDGQVTLEDLEIAMKKRRLPRKYAREFLCRARKHLFSKSIGWKQFLSLMEQKEPTMLRAYTTLCLSKSGTLQRHQILASLKNAGLPANEDNAIAMMRYLNADARGSISYSHFRNFMLLLPSERLEDDPRNIWFEAATVVSVSPPVEIAAGGVLKSALAGGLACALSTSVMHPLDTMKTRVQASTLSFPEVVSKLPQIGLQGLYRGSIPAILGQFSSHGLRTGIFEASKLVLTNISPTLPEIQVQSLASFCSTVLGTAVRIPCEVLKQRLQAGIFDSMGEAIVGTMHRDGIQGFFRGTGATLCREVPFYVAGMSLYAEGKKEGSGALGDHHGGSIIWWDCCGCHHPF
- the LOC103706654 gene encoding calcium-binding mitochondrial carrier protein SCaMC-1-like isoform X4 yields the protein MVYDPRPFLNSVRDALGSLESGLRRASKDLEFDSGDKKRTPEADETRRPWSLSVTNPIKSFPGDFDLEPSDKKKAMDGQCENYLQLGAAWSLLVHGFVQAIPAPFKSSNKRSEKHHGQEVAGMPPESPSLVLELKGSQQKGDKCPIVVASKKEDFLSMELLCGYVVDNLARNLPMFDQMCKKINTNCCHESLVSSRSDPSRFDHLEFLRCFKGKKADVDLFLANIGIARVGGGALVGVASAKDECEFQASNGSRKGPGSISPQKLASGFLNIPLSNVEQLRSTLSAVSFTELVELIPQLRRSSKEHPDKKKLFSVQDFFRYTEAEGRRFFEELDSDGDGQVTLEDLEIAMKKRRLPRKYAREFLCRARKHLFSKSIGWKQFLSLMEQKEPTMLRAYTTLCLSKSGTLQRHQILASLKNAGLPANEDNAIAMMRYLNADARGSISYSHFRNFMLLLPSERLEDDPRNIWFEAATVVSVSPPVEIAAGGVLKSALAGGLACALSTSVMHPLDTMKTRVQASTLSFPEVVSKLPQIGLQGLYRGSIPAILGQFSSHGLRTGIFEASKLVLTNISPTLPEIQVQSLASFCSTVLGTAVRIPCEVLKQRLQAGIFDSMGEAIVGTMHRDGIQGFFRGTGATLCREVPFYVAGMSLYAEGKKVASCLDNGCPELS
- the LOC103706654 gene encoding calcium-binding mitochondrial carrier protein SCaMC-1-B-like isoform X1; translation: MVYDPRPFLNSVRDALGSLESGLRRASKDLEFDSGDKKRTPEADETRRPWSLSVTNPIKSFPGDFDLEPSDKKKAMDGQCENYLQLGAAWSLLVHGFVQAIPAPFKSSNKRSEKHHGQEVAGMPPESPSLVLELKGSQQKGDKCPIVVASKKEDFLSMELLCGYVVDNLARNLPMFDQMCKKINTNCCHESLVSSRSDPSRFDHLEFLRCFKGKKADVDLFLANIGIARVGGGALVGVASAKDECEFQASNGSRKGPGSISPQKLASGFLNIPLSNVEQLRSTLSAVSFTELVELIPQLRRSSKEHPDKKKLFSVQDFFRYTEAEGRRFFEELDSDGDGQVTLEDLEIAMKKRRLPRKYAREFLCRARKHLFSKSIGWKQFLSLMEQKEPTMLRAYTTLCLSKSGTLQRHQILASLKNAGLPANEDNAIAMMRYLNADARGSISYSHFRNFMLLLPSERLEDDPRNIWFEAATVVSVSPPVEIAAGGVLKSALAGGLACALSTSVMHPLDTMKTRVQASTLSFPEVVSKLPQIGLQGLYRGSIPAILGQFSSHGLRTGIFEASKLVLTNISPTLPEIQVQSLASFCSTVLGTAVRIPCEVLKQRLQAGIFDSMGEAIVGTMHRDGIQGFFRGTGATLCREVPFYVAGMSLYAEGKKAVRNFLRRDLEPWETITVGALSGGIAAVVTTPFDVMKTRTMTAPQGLPVSMQMVAFTILDEEGLLGLFKGAVPRFFWIAPLGAMNFAGYELAKKAMDRTEHAVSEQLCEKR